The Flavobacterium sp. 140616W15 sequence CGGAGACATTGATGATTCAGAATGCAACAGAAGTTCGATTGGTAATTCATTTGTTGAAATACTTGAATAATAATGCTGATTTAGAAGCAAAAGCTAATTTTTTGCACTTTTTGGCTAAGAATACAGATGTTAAAATGCCGATCCATGATTTTATAGCAGAAGGAATGGCAGAAAGAAATGAAATTGCTTTTGAAAAATGGTTAGAAAAATTTGACGTTTCACTTTCATTTGAAAGTATTCGAAAGAAATCACTTTATGAGGCAGTTGAGACTATTGTTTCAAAATTTGTACGCCCAGAGTATAATAATGCTTATGTACAATATTTTCTTGATATAGTTTTGGAGCGCGATATTCGGAATCAAGCAGGTATTTCAGATTTTTTAAGTTTTTGGGATAAGAATGCAGAGAAATTCAGTATTCCTTCTCCAGAAGGGAATAATGCGGTTCGTATCATGACTATTCATAAATCGAAAGGATTAGAGTTTCCGGTTGTTATTATGCCTTTTGCTGAAGAAGATTATAGTCGGAAACCAAAAGATAAGCTGTGGTTGAATGCAGAGGAAGAAGATTTTGGATTGCCAAAGGTGTTAATAGATAATAGTAGTGCTGTGGCAGGATTTGGAGAAGATGCTGCTGTTGTTTTTAATTTAAAGAAGCAAGAAGAATTGCTTGATAACGTAAATGTTTTGTATGTTGCATTGACTCGGGCAGAAGAGCAGTTGTATGTGATTTCTCAGGAAATAAAACCTAGAAAAGATGGTGATTTTCCTGGTAATATGGCATCTTTTTTTATAAAATATTTAATTGATTTAGGAGTTTATGATGAAAATAAATTGGAATATGAGTTTGGTAATTCGGCTAAATTGTCTTCAGGAGAGAAACACTCTTCGTCTGCCAAAACAATTCCATTAGTTTCTGAAGTTTTAAATCCTAAGAGTATTAAAATTGCCCAACGCGAAGCATTAATGTGGGGAACACATCAGCAAGAAGCTATATCATATGGGAATATAATTCATGAGATATTAGCTTTTGTAAAATATCAGTCAGATATAGATTTAGCAATTGTAAAAGCATTAGAAGATGGATTAATCACTTTTGAACAAAAAGATATTGTTTCGAAAACGATTCAAGAAATTGTAAATCATTCAGAAATCAGTGTTTGTTTTGAAAGGGGTAATAGAGTTTTAAATGAAGAAACTATTATTCAAAAAGAAGGAAAGATATTAAAGCCTGATAGAGTTGTTATTACTCCTAAAGGAGAAGCTTATCTCTTAGATTATAAAACAGGTTCGGCTAACCCAAAATATAAACAACAAGTAGAAGAATATCAGTTTGCTATTGAAAATATGGGGTTTAAAGTGTTAAAAAAGGCATTGGTGTATATAGGAACCGATATCGATGTAGTAAATTTGTGAAAAAATTAGTCAGGTGTTAAGAATTAAAACTGACTAACTTGTTAAAATTTAACATATTAAATAAGTAGAGATGTACGGAAAAATTAAGGAGCATTTGCAGAATGAATTGCAAACGATTGAAGAAAACGGAATTTTTAAAAAAGAAAGAATAATAACTTCTGCTCAGGATGCTGAAATAACTATTTCTACTGGAGAGAAAGTTTTGAATTTTTGCGCTAATAATTATTTAGGATTGTCTTCACATCCAGAAGTTGTTCAGGCTGCAAAAGATGCGATGGATACGCATGGTTTCGGAATGTCATCTGTACGTTTTATATGTGGAACGCAAGATATTCATAAAACATTAGAGAAAAAGATAGCTGATTTTTATGGAACAGAGGATACGATACTATATGCTGCAGCCTTTGATGCAAATGGAGGTGTTTTTGAGCCTTTGTTGGGGGAAAATGATGCGATTATTTCGGATAGTTTAAATCATGCTTCGATAATAGATGGAGTTCGTTTGTGTAAAGCGGCTCGTTATCGTTATGAGAATAGTAATATGGAAGATTTAGAACAGCAGCTAATAAAAGCGAATGATGCTGGAGCTCGTTTTAAATTAATTGTTACTGATGGAGTATTCTCTATGGATGGACTTGTAGCTCCATTGGATAAAATATGCGACTTAGCAGATAAATATGATGCAATGGTTATGGTTGATGAATGCCATGCAGCTGGATTTATTGGAGCAACAGGAAAAGGAACTCTTGAGGCAAAAGGAGTAATGGGTAGAGTTGATATCATTACAGGAACTCTTGGAAAAGCTTTAGGAGGTGCTATGGGGGGGTATACTACAGCTAAAAAAGAAATTGTAGAATTATTACGTCAGAGATCACGACCGTATTTGTTTTCAAATTCATTAGCGCCAGCAATTGTAGGAGCTTCTATTAAAGTATTTGAGCTTCTAGAAAAAGACACAGTATTAAGAGATAGATTAGAATGGAATACGAATTACTTTAAAGAAGGCTTAAAGAAAGCTGGATTTGATATAATAGATGGGGATTCGGCTATCGTTCCCGTTATGCTATATGACGCGAAATTATCGCAAAATATGGCAAATGAACTTTTAAAGGAGGGTATTTATGTAATAGGATTCTTCTTTCCTGTAGTTCCTAAGGAAAAAGCAAGGATAAGAGTACAATTGTCTGCGGCGCATACAAAGGACCATCTAGACAGAGCTTTAGAGGCATTTGTTAAGGTAGGTAAACTGTTAAAAGTTGTATAATTCCCACTTTTGGCATTTCTTATTGCTTTTTTTTAACATTTCATTTTGTAGTTAAAAATTTACGCATTACTTTTGTCTATAATTAACTAAATTGTAATTAAATAAATTAAGTATGAAACATCTTAACAAACTTTTAGTTGCTGTGATGATGGCGATGGGGTTAAGTTCTCACGCACAAGACAGTAACAATCCATGGGCTATCTCTTTTGGAGTTAATGCCGTAGACACTAAAACGAGTGCTGGTGGAGGACATAACTGGGCTGATCAACATTTTTCTCAGGCTTTCGCAGCAAAAGACAACTGGAACATTCTTCCTTCTGTATCTTATATCGGTGTATCTAGATACATTGGTGATAATTTTTCTGTAGGATTACAAGGTTCTGTGAATAAAATTGATAGATACGTAACGTTTAATCCAGCTGCTCCTGGTCACGATTCTCGTGGTTATGTAGTTTCTAATCCTGGAGACTTAATGTATTATGGTATTGATGCTACACTTAGATATAGCTTCATGTCTTTAATTAAATCTAAAGTAATCGATCCTTCGTTAAGCGTTGGTGGAGGTTATACTTTCTTCGGAGATAGCAGTTTTGGTACTGTTAACCCAGGAGCTGGTTTGACTTTTTGGTTCTCTGAATCAATCGGTTTATCTTTAGCTACTACTTACAAAAAATCTTTTGGAGATAGAGAAGATGCTGCTGGTATTCCAGACGCTCCATCTCATTTTCAACATTCAGCAGGTCTTACTTTCAAATTTGGAGGTAAAGATACTGACGGAGATGGTATCTACGATAAAGATGATGCTTGTCCAGATGTTGCTGGTTTAAAACAATTCAACGGATGTCCAGATACTGACGGTGATGGTATCGTTGACGCAAGTGATGCTTGTCCAACTGAATTTGGTTTAGCTGCTTTAAATGGTTGTCCAGATAGAGATGGTGATGGTGTTGCTGATAAAGATGATGCTTGTCCAGATACATTTGGTTTAGCTGCTTTAAAAGGTTGTCCAGATACTGACGGTGATGGTGTTGCTGATAAAGATGACAAATGTCCTACTGTTGCAGGTCCTAAAGAAAACGGTGGATGTCCTTGGCCAGACGCTGATAAAGATGGTGTACTTGACAAAGATGACGATTGTCCTACTGTAGCTGGTCCAGCTAGTAACAGAGGTTGTCCAGAAGTAACTACTGCTGTATTAGATGATCTTAAAGTTCAAGCTAGAGCGGTATTCTTTGACACTGGAAAAGCTACTTTCAAAAAAGGAGATGCTACTACTCAAGCTAGATTAGATGCTATCAAAGAAATCCTTAAAGCTTATCCAAATGCTAAATTTAGCATCGAAGGACATACTGATAGTACAGGTTCTGCTAAAATCAACAACAAATTATCTCAAGAAAGAGCTGATGCTGTAATGAATGCATTAATCGAAAGAGGTGTAAGCCCAGATAATTTAGTTGCAAAAGGATTTGGTTCATCTCAACCAGTTGCAAGTAACAAAACTGCAAAAGGTAGAGCTGAAAACAGAAGAACTGAAATCAGACACATAGGTTCTAAATACGAAGGTAAATTGTAATTTACTTTTCTAAATAATTTTAAAAAGCCATTCTTAATTGAATGGCTTTTTTTATTTTTATACAATGACAGAAATTTACTTTTTAGATAAGATTGCAAAGGTTATAATTGAAGATTATTTAGGCAAATTGGCTGAAACTACAATTGTTCTACCAAATAAAAGGGCCAAAATTTTTCTTGTCGAAGCTTTAAAAAAACAAATACAGAATACGGTTATCAGTCCGAAGATAATTAGTATTGAAGAATTTATTCAGGATATAGCCTCCGTACGGTCAATTGATTCAATAGAATTATTGTTCGAGTTTTATGAGGTGTACTTGTCAATTACGGAGAAAAAAAACCAACAGTCTTTTGAGTTGTTCGCTAATTGGGGGAAAACATTATTGCAGGATTTTAATGAAATCGATAGATATTTATTAGATCCATCACACGTACTTTCTTATCTTAAGGATATTGAGGATATTAAAAAATGGGGAATAGAGGTTGAAAATAAAACTCAATTATTAGAGAATTATATAGATTTTTGGAAGTTGCTACCTAGTTATTACGAATCTTTATATACTCATTTGCTTAATAAACAAATTGGATATCAAGGATTGATTTATAGAGAAGCGGTGAATAATATAGATCATTTTACGAATTCAGTTCAGAATCAGCATTTTGTTTTTGCGGGATTTAATGCTTTAAATGCTGCGGAAGAAAAAATTATTCAGCATTTAATAGCTTCTGAGCAGGCTAAAATATATTGGGATATTGATAAAACTTTTTTAAATGATCCCTACCATGATGCAGGATTATTTGTTAGACGTTTTAAACAAGATTGGAAATATTATAAAGCAAACCCCTTTGAATGGATATTAGATGATTTCTCTCAATCTAAAAACATACAAGTTATTGGTACGCCAAAATCAATTGGACAAGCAAAAATAACAGGAAGTATAATTGAAGAAATTATTACTAATAATCCAGGTTCATCATTAGATAAAGTAGCTGTAGTATTAGGTGATGAAAATTTACTAGTACCACTTTTATATGCTTTACCATCTTCTGTGGGAGCTTTAAATATTACAATGGGGTATTCAAGTAAGAATAATCCAACTCAAATTTTGATTGCAAAACTGTTTAAAATGCATACTAATGCATTGTCTAGAAATGGTGTTTCTTATGTTTTTTATTATAAAGATGTTTTAGATATCTTAACACATCCTTTGATTGAGCCATATGCCAACGTAAAAGGATTGGTGAAAAAGATAAATCAAAACAATTATACTTTTATAACTCACTCTAAAATTATTGAGCTTAATGAGAATCATTCAGATTTGTTTTTGTTGCTTTTTCAAAAGTGGGATTCCGGTTCAGTAGCAGTTTTAAACAATATTTCAAAACTCTTACTCCAGATAAAGGAGAATCTAAGTAATGATAGTGAAGAAGATAAAATTGCGAAGACGTTCGTTTTTGCTATTTTTAAGGTAATTAATAAGTTGATTAATTACTATTCTCAGCACCAGCATATTGATAAAATAGAAACACTCTATGCTATTTATAAACAAGTTATAGAAGTGGCCGAAGTTTCGTTTGAAGGAGAGCCTTTAAACGGTTTACAGATCATGGGAGTTTTAGAGAGTCGTGTTCTGGACTTTGATACCGTAATTGTAACTTCTATGAACGAAGGTAAATTTCCAGCGGGAAAATCTATGAACTCGTTTATTCCCTATGATGTTAAACGTGAATTGGGTTTGCCAACATTTAAAGAGAAAGATGCCATTTATACGTTTCACTTTTATCATTTATTACAGCGTGCTAAGAATATTTACTTGCTCTATAATACAGAAAGTGAAGGACTGGATGCAGGTGAGAGAAGCCGTTTTATAACGCAGCTTGAGGTCGAAAAAAAGCCAAAACACAATTTGACTCATGAAATTTATAATGCAGTTTTGCCAGAAACAGCATATGAACCAATGGTTATTCCTAAATCTGAAGCTGTAATGATACGGTTGAAAGAAATTGCAAGTGCAGGATTTTCACCATCAGCATTAACGAGTTATATTCGAAATCCGATTCAGTTTTATTTTCAGAAAATATTGCGAATTCGCGAGGTCGAAGAAGTTGAAGAGAATATTGCTTTAAATACTTTAGGGACTATTATTCATGAAACATTGAAAGCGCTTTATGACCCTTTTATTGGTAAATTTATCTCTGAGAGCGATATTTTAAATTGTTTTAAATTACTAGATAATGAAGTCTTGAAACAGTTTAAGTTAGTTTATAAAGAAGGGGAGATTAAAAAAGGGCGTAATCTTTTGGCTTTTGAAGTAGCGAAACGGAATGTTTCAAATTTTTTAAAAGTCGAACTAGAATGTATCAAAGATGGTGATGCAATTAAAATTCTTGCAATAGAAGAAACTTTTGAAAGAACATTGACACATCCAAGTTTACCTTTTCCAGTTTTAATAAAAGGAAACGTAGATAGAATTGAACAACGTAATGGAATTATCCGGATTATTGATTATAAAACAGGTAAAGTAGATAAGGCTAATGTTATTCTTAAAAATTGGGATGGACTTATAGCCGATATAAAAAATGATAAAATTATTCAGGTTTTGGCATATGCCTTTATGTATGAAAACAATGCAAATGGATTGCCTATTGAAGCTGGAATTATCTCCTTTAAGAACTTAAAATCTGGTTTTTTACCTTTTGGATTTAAAGAAGAAAAGGACGTTAATATGATTATTAATGATGAGATAATGCATAATTATTTGGAACAAATTGTGTTGTTGCTCAATGAGATATTGGATATTACAATTCCTTTTGAAGAAAAAATATAATGAGTAAAACAATCAAGAAGTTAGGGAATGCTTTTGAATTTTTTAAAAGCACAATAGCCATTAATTTGGCAGCAAGTATTTTGCCTTTACTTTTTGGAGGGCTACTTGTTTTTAATTATTCGGTTGTGAGTTTTGGTTTTGCAATAAGCTTGGCAGTAAAAGAAAATAATTCTAGAAACGAATATTTATTTTATTTCAATAATGGTCTTTCTAAAGGTTGGCTTTGGTTTTATTCTTGGTGTTTTAATCTATTGTTTCTAATAGTGGGTATCTTTATTTTTAATCTAATAAGTAGATTATTTTGAAAAGAAATGTTTTAGAAATCGATAGTGTTCAAAAGTCTTATGGTGAAAGAATAATTCTTTCGGATGTTTATTTACAATGCGAAACAAATGATATAGTCGGGCTTTTGGGAAGAAACGGTTCAGGTAAATCTACTTTTCTTAAAATTAT is a genomic window containing:
- the kbl gene encoding glycine C-acetyltransferase, yielding MYGKIKEHLQNELQTIEENGIFKKERIITSAQDAEITISTGEKVLNFCANNYLGLSSHPEVVQAAKDAMDTHGFGMSSVRFICGTQDIHKTLEKKIADFYGTEDTILYAAAFDANGGVFEPLLGENDAIISDSLNHASIIDGVRLCKAARYRYENSNMEDLEQQLIKANDAGARFKLIVTDGVFSMDGLVAPLDKICDLADKYDAMVMVDECHAAGFIGATGKGTLEAKGVMGRVDIITGTLGKALGGAMGGYTTAKKEIVELLRQRSRPYLFSNSLAPAIVGASIKVFELLEKDTVLRDRLEWNTNYFKEGLKKAGFDIIDGDSAIVPVMLYDAKLSQNMANELLKEGIYVIGFFFPVVPKEKARIRVQLSAAHTKDHLDRALEAFVKVGKLLKVV
- a CDS encoding OmpA family protein, whose product is MKHLNKLLVAVMMAMGLSSHAQDSNNPWAISFGVNAVDTKTSAGGGHNWADQHFSQAFAAKDNWNILPSVSYIGVSRYIGDNFSVGLQGSVNKIDRYVTFNPAAPGHDSRGYVVSNPGDLMYYGIDATLRYSFMSLIKSKVIDPSLSVGGGYTFFGDSSFGTVNPGAGLTFWFSESIGLSLATTYKKSFGDREDAAGIPDAPSHFQHSAGLTFKFGGKDTDGDGIYDKDDACPDVAGLKQFNGCPDTDGDGIVDASDACPTEFGLAALNGCPDRDGDGVADKDDACPDTFGLAALKGCPDTDGDGVADKDDKCPTVAGPKENGGCPWPDADKDGVLDKDDDCPTVAGPASNRGCPEVTTAVLDDLKVQARAVFFDTGKATFKKGDATTQARLDAIKEILKAYPNAKFSIEGHTDSTGSAKINNKLSQERADAVMNALIERGVSPDNLVAKGFGSSQPVASNKTAKGRAENRRTEIRHIGSKYEGKL
- a CDS encoding PD-(D/E)XK nuclease family protein, whose translation is MTEIYFLDKIAKVIIEDYLGKLAETTIVLPNKRAKIFLVEALKKQIQNTVISPKIISIEEFIQDIASVRSIDSIELLFEFYEVYLSITEKKNQQSFELFANWGKTLLQDFNEIDRYLLDPSHVLSYLKDIEDIKKWGIEVENKTQLLENYIDFWKLLPSYYESLYTHLLNKQIGYQGLIYREAVNNIDHFTNSVQNQHFVFAGFNALNAAEEKIIQHLIASEQAKIYWDIDKTFLNDPYHDAGLFVRRFKQDWKYYKANPFEWILDDFSQSKNIQVIGTPKSIGQAKITGSIIEEIITNNPGSSLDKVAVVLGDENLLVPLLYALPSSVGALNITMGYSSKNNPTQILIAKLFKMHTNALSRNGVSYVFYYKDVLDILTHPLIEPYANVKGLVKKINQNNYTFITHSKIIELNENHSDLFLLLFQKWDSGSVAVLNNISKLLLQIKENLSNDSEEDKIAKTFVFAIFKVINKLINYYSQHQHIDKIETLYAIYKQVIEVAEVSFEGEPLNGLQIMGVLESRVLDFDTVIVTSMNEGKFPAGKSMNSFIPYDVKRELGLPTFKEKDAIYTFHFYHLLQRAKNIYLLYNTESEGLDAGERSRFITQLEVEKKPKHNLTHEIYNAVLPETAYEPMVIPKSEAVMIRLKEIASAGFSPSALTSYIRNPIQFYFQKILRIREVEEVEENIALNTLGTIIHETLKALYDPFIGKFISESDILNCFKLLDNEVLKQFKLVYKEGEIKKGRNLLAFEVAKRNVSNFLKVELECIKDGDAIKILAIEETFERTLTHPSLPFPVLIKGNVDRIEQRNGIIRIIDYKTGKVDKANVILKNWDGLIADIKNDKIIQVLAYAFMYENNANGLPIEAGIISFKNLKSGFLPFGFKEEKDVNMIINDEIMHNYLEQIVLLLNEILDITIPFEEKI